gtgttgacaatagagaatcagacgctcttagatatttttatttcttttaaactgtggcgcgtggagttaccccatgcgtctccagccacacgggggcgtctcaTGCAAGGTGTCcgcggtgttctttctttttttttcttccacatcacgagtggatacagaaaagggccactttgtcgtgcgcgactcaagggcagttttcaaattgaaagaaaattgggAGCATTGCGTTATAGAAAacgcgctcacgctcctccgagatttgcttaccaccagcggtacatggtgtatataaatagctcgccgttatttcgccgacgcatacatggcgtgtagctgagttgtctaacgcagcgcgttgGGGAGCGTGGGGTTGCTCGTTCAAATCCGCGGTTGGGTACTTCAGTagttttttcttctgctttatttttctttgtgccttttttatatatatacatatccgggacatgacggcgtcgacagacggcgacggcaaaaatcagccgtgagtgtccatataattgctatcgcaataaaacatatatacagacagacagacggacaaaCTAACCAACTAACTGGCTAACTAACTAAGTAGCTTTACACCTTGCGCACTTAATAATCGTTTCTAATCACTTGCCACATACCTGCTACTTTGATTCACTTTAATTCGTATTTGATTTATCTTTAACTAACTCTAATTGTGAACCGACGAAGCCGAGTACGGCCCGGGAGTTATCTTTAACTAAATTTAACTGTGAGCCGACGAAGGCTATGCGCCGCACTTGACGTACCATTAGTGTTCTCAACGCTGGGCGCCGGATTTTCTTTAATCGTGAGCCATATAAGGCTTTGAccttaaataagaaagaaaaaagtgacgTGGTATCAATAGGGTTAGGAAGAATCTGGCGCGCACTGGCTTATTTGCGGTGCTGTGTGCCTTTTATTACTCATAGGGGAGGAGAAATCGTTGGACAGGAAACGTTGGATAGGAAACTGATTGATGCAGGAACAAGCAGCGCAAGACACATAAgtctatcgttttttttttaccgtccCGTGTATAACGGTGTTTGTTACCGTTTTAAACATGTACCAACGAGCCGAGTTAGGTGCACTCCAACACTCTAagaagaacaaaacaaaagagtcctttgactcctttttgagagttctggcttgccacgcatatgactctttaaggagacacgtgaactctctttggaaatcattatactctcttcggcgagtcgtgtgacccacaaaagagttaacgtgcctctttagaAAGAGTCATATAAGGGTCAATGAAAGGAATCACACGTACTCCCTTTTTGTTTTTCTCAGAGTGTACAGGAATTGGATGCAGCGTTTCGACGAGTGAAGACTCGACTTCTCGAGAGCTTTGACCAGGACAAGTCATCTTGTGGGGGCGTTTGCTCCATCTGCACTTTCTGTGCGGCGATTTATTGCTGACCCGATGGtcacgcgatcgaatcccggccgcggcggccgcgttttcggtggaggcgaaaacgcttgaggagCGTGTACATTTAtatggtgcacgttaaacaaccccaggtggtcgagatttccggagccctctactacggcgtccctcgtaatcatatcgtggttttggggcgttaaactccATAAATTGTTATGGAGTTTCAAAAAAGCAGTCGAAGAAATTATTCTCTGAGATGTGAAATTACATTGGGTATGGTCTACTTCTATGTAATACGTGCTCTTGTCTCCTCTTTGTTCTATTTTTTACTACTGCCAGTAAACAAGCACTGGTGTCTATTATCCGTTTCTTCGttggcaaaaaacaaaaacaaaaaagttattTTATGACCTTTTAACCACATCGCTGTAACCGGCTCTGCCGGGCCTAGTTACACAAGCCTTCGGAGACTTCGACAGGACCGTTTCTTTGTACTTATTATGGATGTGtacaataaagtattattattattattattattattattattattattattattattattattattattattattattattattattattattattattattattattattattattattattattattattgcatccAGTGAGTTTTCATCACTTCGAGCCGCCACCTTTCCCCAACGTTTTGCCCTCTTTGGTTTTCTTGAATTTATGTACATACGATCCATATCTCGCTTTTTCGTGTCTTTTTTACTgttagaccaggggtctcaatctcACTTCAGCTGGCGGGCCGCATTCCCGAAATTGTCTCCCGCAGGGGCCGGGACAGCGAAGAAGGCTTGAGTGGGAGGCGGGggatgagggggagggggggcgtagCGTGAAGTTTGAACAAAATATCAGCTAACGTTGCTacttgaaagaaggcctttcccgtaTCTCATATACGGGTATTTTCTGAAGAGAATTTGACGTCATGTTTCGAGGAAAATAGCAATAGTGATTTCCAGGGTGACTGAAGTCTGGGCACtcattctgaaatatagtttttgttccacgggcACACTTTAATGTGGTGACCACACGGGGcgcatcacgaaaaaaaaaatgcttgagatctTTCACGTCTCTGCAGCTCATGAATATactcaagaagaaaaaaacaaatgtagggcgaagacagtcatgtgcgggccgggcggCTAGCGACAGGTCCGCAAgtcgcatgcggcccgcgggccgcgtgtttgagaacccCATCTTAGACAAACAAACCTTTATGATTCCGAATTAGTTTAGGACTCGCGGTACAGATTCACTGAATATAATTTTCGGTACAtcagtttctttttctctataACGTGCTTCCTGAGGTACGATGCAGGCAAGTTGAAACTCGTACGCGTGACGACTAACTCGCGTCCTTGAGAAAGTGAACGCAAGATAACGCATAACAGAATAGTCCGGAACTGATGAAATATTCGGGACATGCCGTTGCATATCGAATCGCGTAGACCCGTAGTGCCGAATGCCCTAGTCGGCTTGTAGGGTTTACGTTTTATGCTGCTTGCAATGTTGCAGTTCCATAGCGCCCTATGGCAGAACGACTTTtgaacttaatttttttttctttttttgcccagCCGGAAATAAGTTCTGCGGTTTCAGCGAGTTCAGGTGCGCCAATCAGCGTTGCGTCGCCGATAACTTCGCATGCGACGGCCACAACAACTGCGGCGATAACAGCGACGAAAAATGCAGTAAGTGCAAAGATTTTACTCTGACGATCAGCGAGTCAAGGCTCGTTCACATCTTCGACTAGCACCGGTCTCGCGACGGAATTAGTCGCAAAGTGCCGCATGTGGTCGCAAAGCGATTTCTTTGGCTCAGTCACTCGTtgttcgatttttcagtcgctcGACttcagtcgcaaacctctgaacaaatcacatgcgcaggaacaggacgtcagcttaccTAAAGGGGCAATAGCAATGTGAGCCATCCGCAAGCAGACGTGGAATCCTTGTGGCGACGGGTATAGGTCGcaacgcaggtgtgaacatcagtcgccttgagtcgctttttggtcgccagtcgcaaacgaTCGTGCTACCGGTGTTAGTCGCATGTGTGAATCAGTTTTGGCACTcttttttcttaaaggggtcatgaagcaccccttgggctgattgaaaaaacacatcctgcggaaagcggacacggctatgaactgctctgccaaatattacagtcgtgcgcgccgcgtaatggccacaagcggagcgcgaagttgccgtttccccaggcaccctcttttcaaacagaggccggttctcactctcgtcggtgggcggggcgtctgtccgctgtacgtcgcaagagacatagcatgcttattggccgatagccgacgtaaatcgagagcggcgttcggatcagatgcgcttcttgccgcggggtgccgccacttgccggcgccgcactcctcagtacacggtagccgcactcgcgcaagcgaatcacagcgcgagagcgatcgcgtttcatgacgcgcgctggcgtagcttctttcccccatgccatccctccctgtctagcttccagtgcgctcgtcggcacgagaaaagagagaaagcgctgggagcgtgcgccaaacccccgtaactccgcttattcttgatggattcgagaaatttttgcggcaatcgattcgggaggcagtacactccgatattgaggccattagatcattacttggaaaagtggttcatgacccctttaagcagtgACTTGCGGTCTGCCACCTACTTCCGGTCTGCGCGAAATTAAAAAGAAATCTTTCGAAATTAAAAATAAATGATTCGCAATGGAATGTGTACAAAGTCAACAGTTCTAATCAATGTTGATGATAGATATGACATCACAGCATAAGTTCAGTTAAAAATTGAGTAACGTAATTGAGAGGAATGATTATAAAATTATTAAAAATCACTAAATGGCGCAAGTTTTTGCCTGAAAAGgttgtgtgccacagaaattgggtatacCTACGGAACCGTTCTGTATGATATTGAAATATTTCGGTAtttggcgttctttttttttttttgaaaaagagccaagcgcactttaactgaaactgagaaaaacgcacttttttgctactgacaatatgggcgggcctgctccaacaattttttgccagtgtgttctcgtcccctaaatacctcaaatctatactgCGGCTAAAACCTATACAGCCcgctatcgtcggtattcagaagTAAACTTTGTGTTTGTCTATTATATATTGAAACAGTTTATTtcggcttgaattagctcgtaaaagaagtctaaaaaaATTCAAAtctacggtatagcaatattttgcgataaaattaacatcatcattttgcttccgtcggtgccatccttcgtcgcatgggcgtaatggcgatgactagacttggagagcgagtggtccttcctggcaaaaggcgcactattctgcggtgtcggcagcgtttttttgttcttggcatctatcggaggccttgaaaagtgctccagctcttcttcttcttctgagctcgttttatatCATGCCGGTTCGGATAACCTATTCTTCGGCAAAGAATACATCCGTGCCCAATATATCTATTTCAtatgtcttttatttcaaatatattaTCTTGGAGCGAAAGCAGGACATGACAGTGTTGCGATAAACTCGAAAAAGAAACaccaagaggcaaaaagaagtaggggagtcggcctcttactctttatattcgagttttgcccctTTACAACaccatgtccttcagtaagtgccaactcgccctagaaaagctaattgtggaacgtaaacaagatagcaaagcaacgaggacacaaatTAAACAGACTGGATGAAACCACGTTGGTTTTTTTCTctggccccatcagaggacaatgtacttcgatttaaccgattaggaactacgtagggccaagcaggcgccgtcaaaaatatgtgacgtcacggcaaatggtgcgggaattccaaggtggcgtcgccacctgtattttctttttgcgcgttttctcgcttattaagcgtcttctcgcagcaagcgtggtgtttttggtatcgtggaagactactttactaatgcgagaaaaatcgttttgctctttagtgtcccttgaaagggacactaaaggcaaataacaatttatgtcagagcgaaaggtcaatgtgtgagaacgtctaaaacgtcactagtatgaacagcagtgctctagtaatcgagaaattaaggtaaatgtaggacacgatgtgcgccacgagtgggacattttggaaatgatcccgatgacgtcaaagtgTCCCGAatacaattaaccactactaatcaaactagtttcaataaaaaaagaaccttccatgcatcacaagacgtaataaatgctgcttgttcgtttttgtttgattcatggaaaaaagaacctcttgacGCTACCATGGTGAACGGCGCGAATGGTTCaaaagttctgttttcgccgagctgcgcgtctcagtggtagtttcggtatcgcgtactgctgtgtgtgcttggatctcgctattttcgccctgtcgatactctacttctgctgctgctggccaagctaagctccgttacagtgaaatatacagtttcggagtggcccgtggctgcgtcttggcaaggttgatggccactgttgcgcaagaaaccgtagcttcggcagccaggcagtaaaggcgggcaacgttgggcatggcaactgCTACGCCAGAAgacccgttcaggcgggtgatttgaagtgcgctaacgccgtgcataccactaaaacgtgattttctttcaaaataggcatttccttggcacgaaacaagcgctacgaggtttctgcaacgttattgcaacaatcaacgtcgacttaatgtttgcctttagtgtccctttaagtgcttcgctgttaaagagaATCAAACGGCTATTTTCTTCTTAGGCTGTATCTAAAAGATAAATGTCACGTGCATCTGCTTCGCAGCCTTCGCAAGGACCGTGTGGCACGATTGGGGCTACCTTCTGTTCCTAGGAGCCGGAATCGTGGCCATAAACCTTTGTTTGATTGTACCAATGCTGGTCCGCAGGGCTGCGGCCAATTCGTCGGACTCTCAGCTGCAGCAGCCGGTGAGTGATAGTCGCACGCGATTAACTGCAGAATGCGTAAATTGAAGTCGAATTAGCCGTCGGTAAATGTGTATCATTGACCCATGACACCGACACATGTTGGCACATCGCGAATGGAGCGAGGACAGAGGAGAGTACACAGCAAAAGCGCCGACTtcagaagtcagcgcctgtgttgtgtcttcGCCTCTGTCATCGTTGAGTAGGGTTGAGTTTAGTATATTGAACCACATGACGGGAACATAAGGGTACACATAGATGTGGTTAGGTGTGAAGGAACAAAAACTGTCTTTCgcagcttgactggccccttcacccGGATAACAAGAACAaaggaactcacagggtcccttgtacATTTACTTAAGACTACTGgtaggcgaaagccgtcttctttttcctcacagtcgatgtattgatcctgcccgccacccttcgaaagctttctgcacccagcATTGTTTAACACTGCTTCCAAGATAGgaggcacctcacttggttttgcattgccttcgtgatcggaccacatttgaccaagcgacagtgCAGTGTGatgacgttacgtcacgcgacgtcacagcgacgccatgatgacgccacaatgTCGTCACAAGTTctgatgatctgtgacgtcatcctgacgtcatatggtggcgtcatcatgtgatgatttttggcatcactcgtccccgacgcctcgggacgccgacggtcaaatttcgtgtttgatgaggcatctaaggctttcgcataaATAACAAAATTACGGGCAGCCGAAAGCGACAATACCAAAGGAGAGAAGCATATGGGGCGCATCACAGCAAAGAGTGAACaccagaacaccacgagcgccaGAACACCACCAGAACACCAGTTTCTttacttgtgtcctcgtcttctcgcgcagtttaagaaagtttatcgcaatgaaccaactagcctgccggAACGTACtactaaagagacagggcgtgtaaAGACGGACGCACGAGAGGTGtcgagacaccacaaacgctgactaacaactgaagaggcgcacaacggtggaaaagaaagaaggcacgaaaacctatctgcgcttgcccaagcaataggcaaacctatcttttccgccgttgtgcgcctcttcTGTTGTTGGTCGGCGTTTGatttgtcttgacttctctcttgtgtccgtctttgcacgccctgtctcttagCGTGAGTTTGCGCTTGTCGTATGCGTACCCAAAGTTGTGAGTGTGTCAAATTATTTGCGCTACCAATAGTTCAAAATATCTTTGATACGCCAGGCCATGAGCGAGCTCTACATGGTTGTGCGATTTTTTCAAAGGTCTAACGACATCTACACTGATGAAGGTGatttaatttgctgttttgcggCTGCGCGTTGGCTCAGTGCGATTTCTACGCATGACGGCTTATTTTGGGTTCGTCAAGGCCAACAGCGTAAGTGACAGCACAGAACAGGGAGGGGTAAAAGAGTAACACATGAAAATACATTCGCTAAGCTTTTTCGGCATTCCATCGTCGTCACTGTCGGAGAGGGGGGAATGGGACAGATGGGACAACCCGTGAAAAACGAGATTTACGCGAACAGAATCGACACGACGATCCCGAGCCGCCATCTGCGCTGTCATCTTTTTACGGCGCCCGGTAACGAGACGAGATATACGAGAAAGAGTACAGGAACCTTAGCGTTGTAACATGTTCTGCTCGCCGCGTTGAAGGAGAGCACACTAGCCGCGGGATCTTGAAGTGACATTCGAAAGCAGCTTATAAGAGCTGATATTTACTTCGACAGCTAGGCTACTGAAAAAGGAAATTAACAAAGACAAAACGAAAACGGCAGGAGACGATCGAAATCTCTTCAGAAATTTCAGTTATCTCCTGCTGGAAATGAGAGCGCTATTGAAGCGGTTGTTGGACATGCTAGAATTATGTAGGGGGAGGAGTAAGAAATACACGTGCGGTAACTTAGACTAATGGGCAGTATACCACACGTCCAACGTTCTGTGACGTCCAAGATTGTGTGACGACACCTGCTGAAAATGAGAGCTCCATTGAAACGGTTGTGTGGCCAGTTAGAAATACgtaggaggaggaagaagaaatagATGGAAGAAATAGACATGTGATATACTACACTACACGAATGTGTAGTATACCACACATGCAACATGCTGTGATTATGGCTGCTCGAATGACTGCCTTTAAGTGTACTTCTGAAGCAGAATGTGGACATACAACCGTCGTATAGAATGTGGGTGCGAAAATAGTGCTTCCTTCTTGATATGGCTGTCACGGTAGCCGCGTTTCGCATGATTCCCAAGTAaaggcaagcaaaaaaaaaaacgacatgagAGGCTGTATTGCTCAGCGCGAATGCCTGTGATGCTccttcctctgtgtgtgtgtgtgtgtgtgtgtgtgtgtgtgtgtgtgtgtgtgtgtgtgtgtgtgtgtgtgtgcgtgcgtgcgtgcgtgcgtgcgtgcgtgtgtgtgtgtgtgtgtgtgtgtgtgtgtgtgtgtgtgtgtgtgtgtgtgtgtgtgtgtgtgtgtgtgtgtgtgtgtgtgtgtgtgtgtgtgtgtgtgtgtgtgtgtgtgtgtgtgtgtgtgtgtgtgtgtgtgtgtgtgtgtgtgtgtgtgtgtgtgtgtgtgtgtgtgtgtgttctcttcgTCCTTGCTACGAACATAACTCTGTGTGTACTTTTAAATCAGCGGCTTCGTTGGTCTGTAGATTTCGGAATGAAGATTTATAAAAAGGCCTTctgagaaagaaaaacgaaagcttACGAGGTGTACAAAATTCACATGATTTCATACAGATGTCATATGTTCTCATATATGAGCAATATGATTTCATTTGGCACCGTATGACACTTATACGAGGCTCACAGGGGCGCTATATCTGTCTCTATGACACCATTTCTATACTCATACTGCAGTGCAGGAAAAAGAGTACCTCCTACTCATCTTTGTTAGAAATGACTCGCCATTCACAGAACTAGTCTTTAAAGGAACATGTTAACTTTCCTTTAGAAAGTCGCGCCTCTCCAAAAGAGTGTAATGTTCGcctaagagagttcacgtgtctctttaaagagagttatgtaAATTGCTAGCCGGGACTCAGCAAGAACACCCACAGGTACTCTTTTCGTTCTTTGGAGTGTGCTCCTATCACTGTTATATAAGACCCTGCAGTCAGTGCATGTGTTTCCACAGATAACGCAGAAAAGATAACGGTTGTTGAAGTGCTGGTGTTTAAGATGTCAAAGGTGTTATGCTCTTTCTGTGTACGGCCCCCTAGCTTCGGTGTCGGCAGCAGAAAGGCTATAGCTAGCTCCGTCTGGCTTATAGTGTCTGATGATTTCGTCTTGTCAGTCTCTCtgtgggacaaaaaaaaatgtcctcgTATATTTCCAGAAAATGTCAAATAAAACGCCTGTTTTGAGTTTACCGCAACGTGTAGCGTTTGAATCCTTCAGGAAACTGCCGCttcataaataaaagaaaaacgatgCAAAGTACAGGAGGTAGTGCCCGAACACATAAAAGTATTTGGACGCTAATAAGTAAGCGTTGTGATGTTTTACTTAGTAATCGTGACGAAGCAAAAATCTTGAATTACTATACGGTTGCATGCTTTGCAATACACAGAATTCTTCATCCCAAGCACCTTGCCGGAATAGTCTTGGTCGGTCACGGTGTACGAGCTTTAAAGAAAGCAAACACTGGTCAGAGTAAGAAAGTCTTATACTATTGCATTTATCGGACATGGTTATTGAACCAAACGGAGCGCTGAAGCCTTTCTGAGCCGTTAGGTAGCCGTACCCAGGAGCTCGCTTAGTGTCGCTTCCACAAGTGGCACCTGCATTCGCTCTACAGTACAGCTTCTTTCATGCCACTTATTtttgcatcgttttttttttccttctacgcTTGCTGAAGCGGCAGTTTCCATCACTTGCCTTTCAGCCGACCTGCGTCGTTCAGCAACCAGACGGCACGTATCAGACGGCAAACATGAACGCCATGCCTCCATCTCCTTATCCCGGCGTGGGTCCCGCACCCGACGGCTCGCAGCCGCAGCCTCAAACGATGAGAGACTTCCCGGGCGCCACGGGGATACCCGTCAACCTGGAGACGGGACGCCAGATGCGCTATCAAGCGCCGCCGGCCGAGCTCGCCAACGTTGACTATCCGCGGAGCTCTACCGTCAACCCGATCGTCATGAGCATGCCGGACACCTCAGCGCCTTCGCTGCCGGATGCGTTCGGCGAGGCACAGCCGAACTTCACCAGCGCCGTACCTAACCAGCAACAGGATCCGCCACCGGGATATGCTGGCCTCCAACAGCCGTTCCGCACCGCTAACGCGCAGATGCCACCGAGGCAGAGGATGCCCCTGTTCCAGCACAGTCACCCGCCGTTGAGCCTTTACGACCAGCCGGACCCGTTGCGTCCCTTCCAGTTCTTCGGCATGGGCGGCGGACCTTTCGGGCCAAGCCCCTTCGGCGGAGGTCCCATCAACCTCGGCGGCCCAATGGGGATGCCGTTCGGCGGACCCGTGGGGCCCTTTCCTCCTAGGATGCCGACGCTCATCATCATTGAGACTGGAGACGACGACTCGCAGTCGCAGGATCCGCTGTTTATGCCTGACCTTCATGGCGGTCTCTTACCGTCCACCACTAGTTCCTCGAACCAGGACGCGGTGTTCCCGACGCTCCTGCttcaacgaagacagcagcaaatgcagcagcagcagcagcagcgggctGAAGAGGAAGAACAGAGGGCCGCTAGGCGGCGTCCTAAGCACCGTCGCGGAACAGGGGGCACCGCAAGTCTTCCTACTCCCACTGCTGACAATGAGTTCCACGATGCTCTTCAGGAAAATAAGGATGACAAGAACGAATCGAATAGGCAGCATCGTCATGCAGGCAAGGCTTCACCGAGGGTTCCTCCATCTACGGGTGCCATCGCACAACCCGGACCACCAGCGAAGCCGGAAAACAAAGACGCGGACAAGGAGGCCGCCGCCAAGGAcaacgagaaaactgtcatgCGCCTCGACCGCATCGAGACGTTTTCGACTGCGGCGGCTGCTTTGCAGAAGATGGGACTGTTCGGGCGGCCCATAAGCGCTCCTTCGGGCAAGGACTGCATCGCGCCCAACTCCCTGGCAGTAAGGCGCGCCAAGTCCCAGTGGGACGCCCCGTTGGAGTCGAACCACGAGCAGAACAAGATCATCTACGACCTGCCTTCAGTTTCCACGTACGAGTACGCCAGCGTGTGGTCTAACACGACCTCGACGTGCAGCGATTCGACGATGACGACCACGGAGACCGACGGGAGCCAAGGGACGTCCACGCAGACGCAGACGGCTGGCGACGACAGCGACGTGAACTACTTGAGGCCCACCGTTTCACTGGAAAATGTTACCGTGCTCGACAACTCCC
The nucleotide sequence above comes from Rhipicephalus sanguineus isolate Rsan-2018 chromosome 8, BIME_Rsan_1.4, whole genome shotgun sequence. Encoded proteins:
- the LOC119401565 gene encoding uncharacterized protein LOC119401565, with translation MPEGRRIRRSQSNQTDAISMALGFLLVAAVVTACVPLVSSVIYVPYIMEDACDGLPRTIQLPPTGPGSAIIMRSHQGAHYKSGLTCNFIVKTSNDYRIAVVFETLQFPGTDGNCSDSLLLSNVEDPAGPICSSAVKEVISKGNVMNVTWSTGGGAPASGTDGFEAVVTAYKPGNKFCGFSEFRCANQRCVADNFACDGHNNCGDNSDEKCTFARTVWHDWGYLLFLGAGIVAINLCLIVPMLVRRAAANSSDSQLQQPPTCVVQQPDGTYQTANMNAMPPSPYPGVGPAPDGSQPQPQTMRDFPGATGIPVNLETGRQMRYQAPPAELANVDYPRSSTVNPIVMSMPDTSAPSLPDAFGEAQPNFTSAVPNQQQDPPPGYAGLQQPFRTANAQMPPRQRMPLFQHSHPPLSLYDQPDPLRPFQFFGMGGGPFGPSPFGGGPINLGGPMGMPFGGPVGPFPPRMPTLIIIETGDDDSQSQDPLFMPDLHGGLLPSTTSSSNQDAVFPTLLLQRRQQQMQQQQQQRAEEEEQRAARRRPKHRRGTGGTASLPTPTADNEFHDALQENKDDKNESNRQHRHAGKASPRVPPSTGAIAQPGPPAKPENKDADKEAAAKDNEKTVMRLDRIETFSTAAAALQKMGLFGRPISAPSGKDCIAPNSLAVRRAKSQWDAPLESNHEQNKIIYDLPSVSTYEYASVWSNTTSTCSDSTMTTTETDGSQGTSTQTQTAGDDSDVNYLRPTVSLENVTVLDNSQQRDRELRGWRAPNKWD